In Colletotrichum higginsianum IMI 349063 chromosome 1, whole genome shotgun sequence, one genomic interval encodes:
- a CDS encoding Carboxylic ester hydrolase, translated as MSVTGDSRLLVRVYSFEAEDRNPPGSDAHTLARIVAEGQEDRDTAIDPWRRFFEPRTPSQDSDGFLTAALDVETAALREKWMLFRESCPDAEQLDLTTSQPTVKSVKETVQAVQTAWESSQRQHGRFNKAKKFFHRFCGTLNSHKMMMAVLPSGNEYISIFTGVLNVIIHASANHEKVVEDLSNALCTIGEHVNDCATDQELFQTEDLQKLIADLYAHIFLFLTSVMDWMMKRRRQRLLDSFKEDLPSVIENDMEKIRGISDRIRYLAAQSSRAEARSTRLALEDLARDVRIGLEGERRHQAEMIQHAEAMRREQGRSSSSWSFEKRQQLAETIVDLLEDKALSWLETAREPQGWRYNGLHKTTAFAVEEPKAKVQHTSEEVALNSRFLEDYFDRDRVRLPYDAFNPVMVDAETVSHISDWAKAPPPNLLWLEGDPMRCDDFDNPVTMMAARVVGLADQVKTPVVSYFCELRRDERLRDGNGSREAQALVGLVYSLIRQLLELLPPAFESSSDLSTERFRSLDGTIRSWNTALSVIADLVDTMPGSVFCIIDGLHWLNDRSTDDRLHELLKVLRGGKLKVLLSTSGRSVVLRDELSRSETVHMRSRQPPGRGIPLDRKNFSGRG; from the exons ATGAGCGTCACCGGAGATTCGAGACTTCTCGTACGCGTTTACAGCTTCGAGGCAGAGGATCGGAATCCACCCGGCAGCGACGCACACACGTTGGCACGCATCGTGGCAGAAGGCCAGGAAGATAGAGACACGGCAATCGATCCTTGGCGACGATTCTTCGAGCCTCGTACTCCAAGTCAAGACAG TGACGGCTTCTTGACCGCCGCTCTCGATGTAGAAACTGCAGCCCTGCGCGAGAAGTGGATGCTTTTCCGAGAGTCATGCCCAGACGCAGAGCAGTTGGATCTGACAACTTCGCAACCGACGGTTAAAAGCGTCAAAGAGACTGTTCAGGCGGTTCAGACGGCCTGGGAGTCGTCACAACGGCAACATGGCCGGTTcaacaaggccaagaagtTCTTCCACAGATTTTGCGGTACGCTCAACTCACacaagatgatgatggccgTGTTGCCATCCGGTAACGAGTAcatctccatcttcaccggGGTTCTGAACGTGATTATCCAC GCCAGCGCCAACCATGAGAAAGTAGTGGAAGACCTCTCCAACGCGCTCTGCACGATCGGCGAGCATGTAAACGACTGTGCCACCGACCAGGAGCTCTTTCAGACGGAAGACTTGCAAAAGCTCATCGCCGACCTGTACGCCcacatcttcctcttcctgaCGAGCGTGATGGACtggatgatgaagaggagaCGTCAGAGACTCCTCGACTCGTTCAAGGAAGACCTGCCCAGCGTCATCGAGAACGACATGGAGAAGATCAGGGGCATCTCGGACCGGATCCGGTACCTGGCTGCGCAGAGCTCAAGGGCCGAGGCGCGGTCTACGCGGTTGGCTCTGGAGGATCTCGCGAGAGACGTGCGCATcgggctcgagggcgagagaCGACACCAAGCGGAGATGATACAACATGCCGAGGCGATGAGACGTGAGCAGGGGCGCAGCTCGAGTAGTTGGAGCTTTGAGAAACGCCAGCAGCTTGCCGAGACCATTGTTGACTTGCTGGAAGACAAGGCTCTGAGTTGGCTGGAGACCGCCCGTGAACCTCAAGGTTGGAGATACAATGGACTGCACAAAACCACAGCCTTCGCAGTTGAAGAGCCAAAAGCCAAAG TTCAACACACTTCCGAAGAAGTCGCCTTGAACTCTAGGTTTCTGGAGGACTACTTTGACAGAGATAGGGTTCGTTTGCCTTATGATGCGTTTAACCCCGTCATGGTGGATGCGGAGACCGTCAGCCACATCAGTGACTGGGCAAAGGCTCCGCCGCCCAACCTGTTGTGGCTCGAGGGGGATCCCATGCGGTGCGACGACTTTGACAACCCGGTTACCATGATGGCCGCTCGGGTCGTCGGTTTGGCAGACCAGGTGAAGACACCCGTAGTCTCCTACTTCTGTGAGCTtcgtcgagacgagaggCTGCGCGACGGAAACGGTAGCAGGGAAGCGCAAGCGCTGGTTGGCCTGGTCTACTCCCTCATAAGGCAGTTGTTGGAGTTGTTGCCGCCAGCTTTCGAATCGTCGTCGGACCTCTCGACAGAGCGTTTCCGTTCTCTGGACGGAACAATCCGCAGCTGGAACACGGCTCTCTCTGTGATAGCCGACCTCGTGGACACCATGCCCGGCTCGGTGTTCTGCATCATAGACGGGCTTCATTGGCTCAACGATAGAAGCACCGATGACCGTCTACACGAGCTTCTCAAGGTATTGCGAGGGGGGAAGCTAAAAGTGCTACTCTCGACTAGCGGAAGGTCGGTGGTTCTGAGAGATGAACTCTCACGGTCGGAGACTGTGCACATGAGAAGCAGGCAGCCACCTGGGCGTGGCATTCCGCTGGATAGAAAGAACTTCAGTGGCCGCGGGTGA
- a CDS encoding Carboxylic ester hydrolase — protein sequence MRSITLISPLACWALIGGLAAASPAGKCDSSSFLTVQTSNGPITGHPASNGSNVLEYLGIPYVRPPVGDLRFAPPERFIGNSSYEASSFGFDCPLSPSRQVNYPDMTPQAQRIIGYFASGAGTPQSEDCLTLNIWTRRKKEAQKPVIVFFYGGRFAIGNTNSPFYNGKYFAAAQDVVVVTVNYRLNIFGFPGAPGQPQNLGLRDQRAAVEWVRDNIAGFGGDPTKITIAGQSSGGVAVDYWAYAYTEDPIVNGLIAPSGNAFSFPLNSPGVPERNWESVVAAVNCTDAADVMVCMRAQRWEAIKAAAAAVRPTSSSSVLRAIPPFYPRVDNEIVFEDYVSLTESGSFAKLPILFGNNNNEDGYYRIPAYGNGVVPTPEQVASFLLESFTCPNSYQAEARRAQGVPAWVYRYFGDWDNTRLFPTSGAYHGVDLHMVFGASEDVSGIAASEPQRRTTALVQRAWAAFAGDPVDGLSSVVGWPRFDPGEESLVLLAVDNSPEARFVKPEVYDAPCSTVTMGALATPAPA from the exons ATGCGATCCATCACCCTCATATCACCGTTGGCCTGCTGGGCACTCATCGGAGGCCTGGCGGCAGCATCCCCGGCCGGGAAATGCGACTCGTCAAGCTTCCTCACCGTACAAACCTCCAACGGGCCCATCACGGGTCATCCAGCGTCCAACGGCTCCAACGTGTTGGAGTATCTCGGCATTCCATACGTCAGGCCTCCCGTTGGCGACCTGCGCTTCGCTCCGCCGGAGAGGTTCATCGGCAACAGCTCTTATGAGGCCTCGAGCTTCGGCTTCGATtgccctctctccccttcgCGCCAGGTCAACTACCCGGACATGACGCCCCAGGCGCAACGGATCATCGGGTACTTCGCGTCGGGTGCCGGGACGCCCCAGAGCGAGGACTGCCTGACGCTCAACATCTGGACGAGGCGGAAGAAGGAGGCGCAGAAACCCGTCATTGTCTTCTTCTACGGCGGGC GCTTCGCGATCGGCAACACAAACAGCCCCTTTTACAACGGCAAGTACTTCGCGGCGGCTcaggacgtcgtcgtcgtcaccgtcaaCTACCGCCTGAACATCTTCGGCTTCCCCGGCGCGCCCGGCCAGCCCCAGAACCTCGGCCTGCGGGACCAGCGGGCCGCCGTGGAATGGGTCCGCGACAAcatcgccggcttcggcggcgacccgACCAAGATCACCATCGCGGGCCAGTcctcgggcggcgtcgccgtcgactaCTGGGCGTACGCGTACACCGAGGACCCCATCGTCAACGGCCTCATCGCACCCTCGGGCAACGCCTTCAGCTTCCCGCTCAACAGCCCGGGGGTGCCGGAGCGGAACTGGGAATCGGTTGTGGCGGCCGTGAACTGCAcggatgccgccgatgtcATGGTCTGCATGCGGGCGCAGAGATGGGAGGCCATCAAggctgccgcggccgccgtgcgcccgacctcgagcagcagcgtcCTCCGGGCCATCCCGCCGTTCTATCCCAGGGTCGACAACGAGATTGTGTTTGAAGATTACGTGTCCCTGACCGAGTCTGGCAGCTTCGCCAAGCTG CCTATTCTCTTCggaaacaacaacaacgaaGACGGGTACTACAGAATCCCAGCGtacggcaacggcgtcgtCCCGACACCGGAGCAAGTGGCGTCCTTCCTCCTCGAGTCCTTCACGTGTCCGAACTCGTACCAGGCCGAGGCGCGTCGCGCGCAGGGCGTCCCGGCGTGGGTGTACCGCTACTTCGGCGACTGGGACAACACGCGGCTGTTCCCAACGAGTGGCGCCTaccacggcgtcgacctgcACATGGTCTTCGGCGCCTCGGAGGACGTGAGCGGCATCGCGGCGTCGGAGCCCCAGAGACGGACCACGGCGCTTGTGCAGCGCGCCTGGGCCGCGTTCGCCGGCGACCCGGTCGACGGCCTGagctccgtcgtcggctggcCCAGGTTCGACCCGGGCGAGGAGTCTTTGGTCCTGCTGGCGGTCGACAACAGCCCCGAGGCGAGGTTCGTGAAGCCCGAGGTCTACGATGCTCCTTGCTCGACCGTTACGATGGGTGCTctggcgacgccggcccctGCTTGA
- a CDS encoding NmrA-like family protein — MGVVAVAGGTGGFGKTVVEQLALSGKHDIVVFSRTAPAEQAKDGPKFISADYTNLDSLIKILESQNIDTVISTIGLHNEATEKAQLNLIEAAKRSSKTKRFIPSEFGAMNTPEFAKIEPYANVWLRAADALKASGLEYTRFINGFFLDYWGMPYIKTYMPMYKFAFDMENHKASIPGTGNEPLTVTYTVDVSRFIVRALDDKDWPEFSIVAGSDITLNEALAKVEKVRGKKFNVTYDSEEKLKNNQSTVLLGYEGVAPDEVQWLDSMFGRMIIGGWLSMPKENRISEKHPDIIPLTVDELLAKYWGAKSN, encoded by the exons ATGggtgtcgtcgccgtggccggAGGAACCGGTGGATTTGGCAAGACCGTCGTCGAACAGCTGGCTCTCAGCGGGAAGCATGACATTGTTGTTTTCAGCCGCACT GCACCCGCCGAGCAAGCCAAGGACGGTCCCAAGTTCATCAGTGCGGACTATACCAACCTTGACTCCCTCATTAAGATCCTTGAATCTCAAAACATCGACACCGTCATCAGTACCATTGGCCTCCACAATGAGGCCACTGAAAAGGCGCAGCTCAATCTAATTGAGGCTGCTAAGCGGTCTAGCAAGACTAAACGCTTTATCCCTAGCGAATTCGGGGCTATGAACACGCCAGA GTTCGCCAAGATCGAGCCGTATGCCAACGTATGGCTTCGCGCTGCCGACGCCCTCAAGGCATCAGGGCTGGAGTACACCCGATTTATTAACGGCTTCTTCCTTGACTACTGGGGTATGCCTTACATTAAGACATACATGCCAATGTATAAGTTTGCATTTGATATGGAGAACCACAAAGCTTCTATCCCTGGAACAGGTAATGAGCCCCTGACTGTAACTTACACTGTTGATGTTAGCCGCTTTATTGTCCGGGCCCTTGATGATAAGGATTGGCCTGAGTTTAGCATTGTTGCTGGCTCTGATATTACTCTAAATGAGGCCCTAGCTAAGGTCGAGAAAGTCCGAG GCAAGAAGTTTAATGTAACCTATGATAGTGAGGAGAAGCTTAAGAACAACCAGTCGACTGTTCTATTAGGCTATGAAGGAGTTGCCCCTGACGAGGTCCAGTGGCTGGATTCCATGTTTGGTAGAATGATTATCGGAGGCTGGCTCTCTATGCCGAAGGAGAACAGAATCAGCGAAAAGCACCCTGACATCATTCCGCTGACTGTTGATGAGCTCCTGGCTAAGTATTGGGGTGCAAAGAGCAATTAG
- a CDS encoding MFS transporter has protein sequence MAATQASPNDRPSSQDKVAVNQMEHVFTTDDPALMKQPVIEKVDEFGAHTKTDPKEIALVKKIDWYILPMLWSMYFLNFLDRNAMINGKLDGLAKDLNLKGTQYNTCVSILFVGYLCGQVPSNMILNRVRPSWYMAGFMLAWSIVSLLTYKCHDYGTMLACRFLLGITEAPFYPGALYMLSMFYTRKEISVRMAIFYTGNMAASAFSGLIAAPIFAGMGGLRGLSGWQWLFIIQGAVSILVAFVAFFLLPDSPLKTRWLTEEERQLAHTRIYNDTTDRREGTSVWKGLGEAACDWRTWVFCLMDNLHLSANGFKNFLPSVVETLNYNTTITLVLTCPPYVFSAFFSVLVPWSSGRFNERTWHITISKLVVCLGFVMAVSSLNMGVRYTGIMIFVGATYGVNNLILGWTSSVLGQTDEKKAVAIAMANTLGNAASIYTPYLWPDADQPRYLKAMLASIGFSLGVIVCAWFMRFALMRTNRKKREADPSATNFYVY, from the exons ATGGCGGCGACACAAGCCTCCCCCAACGACCGGCCTTCGTCCCAGGACAAGGTCGCCGTCAACCAGATGGAGCACGTCTTCACCACCGACGACCCTGCCCTCATGAAGCAGCCCGTCATCGAGAAGGTGGACGAGTTCGGAGCCCACACCAAGACGGACCCCAAGGAGATTGCGCTGGTGAAGAAGATTGACTGGTACATTCTG CCCATGCTCTGGTCCATGTACTTCCTCAACTTCCTCGACCGCAACGCCATGATTAACGGAaagctcgacggcctcgccaaAGACCTCAACCTGAAGGGCACCCAGTACAACACCTGCGtctccatcctcttcgtcggATATCTTTGCGGCCAGGTGCCCTCCAACATGATCCTGAACAGAGTCCGCCCTTCCTGGTACATGGCCG GTTTCATGCTGGCCTGGTCCATCGTTAGTCTCCTGACGTACAAGTGCCACGACTACGGTACCATGCTTGCGTGccgcttcctcctcggcatcacTGAGGCTCCC TTCTACCCCGGCGCTCTCTACATGCTCAGCATGTTCTACACGCGCAAGGAGATCTCGGTCCGTATGGCCATCTTCTACACCGGAAACATGGCCGCCAGCGCCTTCTCCGGTCTCATCGCGGCCCCCATCTTCGCCGGCATGGGCGGTCTCAGGGGTCTCTCCGGATGGCAATG GCTCTTCATCATCCAGGGCGCCGtctccatcctcgtcgccttcgtcgccttcttcctcctgccCGACAGCCCGCTCAAGACGCGCTGGCtgaccgaggaggagcgccAGCTCGCCCACACGCGCATCTACAACGACACCACCGACCGCCGCGAGGGCACCAGCGTCTGGaagggcctcggcgaggccgcctGCGACTGGCGCACCTGGGTCTTCTGTCTCATGGACAACCTCCACCTGTCGGCCAACGGCTTCAAGAACTTCTTGccctccgtcgtcgagacgctcaactacaacaccaccatcaccctCGTCCTGACCTGCCCGCCCTACGTCTTCTCCGCCTTCTTCAGCGTGCTCGTGCCCTGGTCGTCCGGCCGCTTCAACGAGCGCACCTGGCACATCACCATCAGCAAGCTCGTCGTCTgcctcggcttcgtcatGGCCGTCTCGTCGCTCAACATGGGCGTCCGCTACACTG GCATCATGATCTTTGTCGGCGCAACCTACGGCGTCAACAACCTCATCCTCGGCTGGACCTCCTCCGTCCTCGGCCAGaccgacgagaagaaggccgtcgccatcgccatggcCAACACGCTCGGAAACGCCGCCAGCATCTACACCCCCTACCTGTGGCCCGACGCCGACCAGCCCCGCTACCTGAAGGCCATGCTGGCGAGCATCGGCTTCTccctcggcgtcatcgtctgCGCCTGGTTCATGAGGTTTGCCCTGATGCGCACCAACCGCAAGAAGAGGGAGGCCGACCCCAGCGCGACCAACTTCTACGTCTACTAA
- a CDS encoding Methyltransferase domain-containing protein, with the protein MSTSSLPGHIADPLKEAVSTLAPVGMEFARGPSFWSSAASSYASGETSENVSNESSNGSRELSPISTPGEPAGNSVLLLQRESHDNADSPYCLPADNEERIRLDKQHNFIRDHICDGRLVMDESLRLEDGALVLDLGTGSGAWASDLARILPAGVGIQGFDISNRLFPQNTPSVKYDIGNVLELPAHLDSRVTLAHQRLLIYALRRHEWSRAIASIKNTLIPGQGIVQLTEVLTPANNPGAAQEKFQVLLSSIGQKRQLLLDCGEHLPALLSEAGFVDITKRTVKVRLGSAGGLKGVEAAACRSGAFRGMRDSVLLDGGYGVVNGPEEFDKLVSQVMAEWETNECYAFYYTITARRPALSPTAPPPSSLSMPETFGLAAKNHSVHHPLY; encoded by the exons ATGTCCACCTCTTCTCTTCCAGGCCACATCGCAGATCCTCTCAAGGAGGCCGTATCGACGCTGGCCCCCGTTGGGATGGAGTTTGCCCGAGGCCCTTCTTTCTGGTCGTCCGCGGCATCATCGTACGCCTCCGGCGAGACGTCAGAGAACGTCTCCAACGAGAGCAGCAATGGCTCTCGAGAATTGTCGCCCATCAGCACCCCGGGGGAACCAGCCGGCAACTCGGTCTTGCTCCTGCAGCGAGAGTCCCATGACAATGCCGACAGCCCCTATTGCCTCCCCGCCGACAACGAGGAGAGGATCCGGCTCGACAAGCAGCACAACTTCATCCGCGACCACATCTGCGACGGCCGTCTGGTCATGGACGAGTCTCTCCggctcgaggacggcgcgctcgtcctcgatctcggTACCGGGTCCGGTGCTTGGGCGTCCGATTTGGCGCGTATCTtgcccgccggcgtcggcatccAAGGCTTCGATATCAGCAACCGCTTGTTCCCGCAGAACACGCCCAGCGTGAAGTACGACATCGGCAATGTGCTCGAACTGCCGGCACACCTCGACTCGCGAGTCACCCTTGCGCACCAGCGCCTCCTGATTTACGCACTTCGCCGACATGAATGGAGCCGTGCCATTGCCTCCATCAAAAACACTCTCATCCCCGGCCAGGGCATCGTCCAGCTCACCGAGGTCCTCACACCTGCAAACAACCCTGGTGCCGCGCAAGAGAAGTTTCAGGTTCTGCTCTCCTC CATTGGTCAAAAGCgtcagcttctcctcgactGCGGCGAGCACCTCCCGGCTCTCCTCTCCGAGGCCGGCTTTGTCGATATCACCAAGAGAACCGTAAAGGTTCGCCTCGGCAGCGCGGGCGGGCTGAAAGGCGTGGAAGCGGCCGCATGCCGAAGCGGTGCTTTCCGCGGCATGCGCGACAGCGTCTTGCTTGACGGCGGCTACGGAGTCGTCAACGGCCCCGAAGAGTTTGACAAGCTTGTCAGCCAGGTGATGGCCGAGTGGGAAACCAACGAATGCTACGCCTTCTACTACACGATAACGGCTCGCCGTCCAGCCCTGAGCCCtactgcgccgccgccatcttcgcTCAGCATGCCGGAAACATTCGGTCTCGCAGCGAAGAATCATAGCGTGCATCATCCGCTTTACTGA
- a CDS encoding FAD binding domain-containing protein — protein sequence MGPRAIIVGGSVAGLSFANMVEQLGIDYILLEAHDTIAPQLGASIGLLPNGLRILDQIGCYETIRDKAGDFYNHTNLRGADGRPLMRKQSTSLSEQLEEKTGYPCIFIDRQFLLQVLYDNIKDKDKILASKRVTGVEVTAVGVQVQTQDGCTYAGDFLIGADGVHSTIRKEMWRLANQMSPGIFSPDEGSKLKASTKCIFGISPRPATFPHHAQDIVFYKGWSYLVISAPGDRVYWFLFSPVPTANGANIPRYTAEDEASFAGQHLNDNITETVTFRDLYVNRHIATLVPLQEHVFLRWHFRRIFTIGDSAHKVHPITAQGGNGAIESAAVLVNAISRRLDECPQGLSEEALEAAFVEVYERRYNRARDVVKQGEQMQSLTSLEGPFSGLLIRYLVPLFGDALFLKSFLKTSLAGPRIDKIDLPKRPHAVQFNDEKVDQAGGYSWVLWSAGALVSGLLVMFFY from the exons ATGGGACCCAGAGCCATTATCGTGGGAGGCAGCGTGGCAGGGCTATCTTTCGCCAATATGGTAGAGCAACTCGGCATTGACTACAttctcctcgaggcccaCGACACTATTGCGCCCCAGCTTGGAGCCAGTATCGGCCTGCTCCCCAACGGCCTGCGCATCCTCGACCAGATCGGCTGCTACGAAACTATCCGGGACAAGGCGGGGGACTTTTACAACCACACAAACTTGCGAGGTGCTGACGGCCGTCCCCTCATGAGAAAACAGTCCACTAGCCTCTCGGAGCAGCTGGAGGAGAA GACTGGTTACCCGTGCATCTTTATAGATAGGCAATTCCTCCTCCAGGTCTTGTACGATAATATTAAGGATAAGGACAAGATCCTCGCCAGCAAACGCGTCACAGGTGTCGAGGTCACTGCTGTTGGCGTGCAGGTCCAGACGCAAGACGGCTGCACCTACGCTGGCGACTTTCTAATTGGCGCCGACGGGGTCCACAGCACTATCCGGAAGGAGATGTGGCGGCTTGCTAACCAGATGAGCCCTGGCATCTTTTCCCCAGACGAAGGGTCGA AGCTCAAAGCTAGCACAAAGTGCATCTTCGGCATTTCCCCCCGGCCAGCGACGTTCCCTCACCACGCGCAGGACATTGTATTCTATAAGGGATGGAGCTACCTAGTCATTTCGGCGCCAGGAGACCGGGTGTACTGGTTCCTATTCAGCCCTGTGCCAACTGCGAATGGCGCAAATATACCTAGGTATACAGCTGAGGACGAGGCTAGCTTTGCAGGCCAGCATCTCAACGATAATATAACTGAGACAGTGACCTTCCGGGACCTCTACGTCAACCGCCACATTGCTACACTAGTGCCCCTGCAAGAGCACGTCTTCTTACGATGGCATTTCCGAAGGATCTTTACTATTGGGGACTCCGCCCACAAA GTACATCCCATTACAGCCcagggcggcaacggcgcaaTAGAGTCGGCGGCAGTGCTGGTCAACGCCATTTCGCGCAGACTCGACGAGTGTCCGCAGGGCCTGTCCGAAGAAGCTCTCGAGGCTGCGTTCGTCGAAGTCTACGAGCGCCGCTACAACCGCGCGCGAGACGTCGTGAAGCAAGGAGAGCAGATGCAGTCCCTCACCAGCCTCGAAGGCCCCTTTTCGGGCCTGCTGATTCGTTATCTGGTCCCCCTGTTTGGGGACGCGCTCTTCCTCAAATCGTTCCTGAAGACCTCGCTGGCGGGTCCCCGAATCGACAAGATTGACCTCCCCAAGAGACCGCACGCTGTTCAGTTCAATGATGAGAAGGTCGATCAGGCAGGGGGTTATTCCTGGGTGCTTTGGAGTGCCGGCGCGCTTGTTTCAGGGCTTCTTGTAATGTTCTTCTACTAG
- a CDS encoding ATPase, which yields MAVQTKANTVLEASAGAPGETATATADAQNEPTGITSPDVTNYEEQEEPQREVAAHGSDVDHCTETKRAWIGYRLEYRNRWTGDLISERTYEKGNEPLEQETGGPIFEMITLYKVSTHSLDPAASMPITSQALPTRHIRIYSIAIINALQSVVRYYPGQDFSGESVVVQKPYPVLVHYYDELQQFRRDCLEKAPHDLCDRERDAAEHLEVLLAFLDEEVMWEVKQEQERNRRGFATFEWRWVAYKPGITVLDKTDTGEWQASVVHSISGGVFENPPKDWEVKLWCMDYDGENIERIWSSPVTWSKFDGERSDSKTGRETKFFDPTLDESYLDVDVVVKLVETGKKFCSMVQKQCFHHKGKAACFPFNEIEGLAMVDLDSYYIMCPDGIPPIVGTDDLRNWSTECTCEICQTRKQRLDRKIAPLFSTFGHKDIETGLTDHESLLLPSTVVTYVFRTRTWEYVHVKNLHPPQFDDDMISHLVMSEQRLKTLKALSKSYARVNQHGEGMKNSKWSADFVRGKGNGLIFLLHGKPGVGKTCTAECIAEFTRRPLMILTSSDIGTDPKQVEHNLTSNFKRAMSWGAVLLIDEADVFMERRTTSDLTRNSLVAGFLRALEFYDGILFLTTNRVGSFDDAFISRIHVQLYYPDFTEDERQRVWQTFIDKLSRERGDTMRMTIDAKEYIASTRKQGINWNGREIRNAFQTAVALAEYDAEKDSEGKIMVTDNHLRAVVELSKDFKGYLTDLHRRDEERRAEDRYERLATYHGDKP from the exons ATGGCAGTGCAAACGAAGGCCAATACGGTGCTCGAGGCCTCTGCCGGTGCCCCTGGGGAGACTGCCACTGCTACCGCAGACGCACAGAATGAACCCACCGGCATTACATCTCCTGATGTGACGAATTATGAGGAGCAAGAAGAACCGCAGAGAGAGGTTGCCGCTCATGGTAGCGATGTCGACCATTGTACAGAAACCAAAAGGGCCTGGATAGGGTACCGCTTGGAGTATCGCAATCGCTGGACTGGAGACTTGATCTCGGAGAGAACGTACGAAAAAGGCAACGAACCATTGGAGCAGGAGACGGGAGGGCCGATATTCGAGATGATCACGTTGTACAAAGTCTCAACGCACTCACTGGACCCAGCCGCTTCGATGCCCATCACCTCCCAGGCGTTGCCGACTCGCCACATCCGCATTTACTCAATAGCCATCATCAATGCCTTGCAGTCAGTGGTACGATACTACCCCGGTCAGGACTTTTCTGGAgagtccgtcgtcgtccagaagCCGTATCCGGTCTTGGTCCATTACTACGACGAGCTGCAGCAATTCCGACGGGACTGTTTGGAGAAGGCCCCGCACGATCTCTGCGATCGGGAGAGAGATGCCGCCGAGCATCTCGAGGTTCTCCTCGCcttcctggacgaggaggtcatGTGGGAAGTgaagcaggagcaggagcgcAACCGGAGGGGGTTCGCGACGTTCGAATGGCGGTGGGTGGCATACAAACCCGGCATCACCGTCTTGGACAAGACCGACACGGGCGAGTGGCAGGCATCCGTGGTCCACTCCATATCAGGGGGCGTGTTCGAGAACCCACCCAAGGACTGGGAGGTCAAGCTGTGGTGCATGGACTATGACGGCGAGAACATCGAACGCATCTGGTCGAGTCCGGTGACGTGGTCCAAGTTCGACGGCGAACGCAGCGATTCCAAGACCGGCCGCGAAACCAAGTTCTTCGACCCTACCCTCGACGAGTCAtacctcgacgtcgacgttgtAGTCAAGCTGGTTGAGACTGGCAAGAAGTTCTGCTCCATGGTTCAGAAACAATGCTTCCACCACAAAGGCAAGGCAGCTTGCTTCCCCTTCAACGAG ATTGAAGGATTGGCGATGGTCGATCTCGATAGCTACTACATCATGTGTCCAGATGGTATCCCGCCGATTGTCGGGACGGACGACTTGCGAAACTGGTCGACAGAATGTACTTGCGAGATTTGCCAAACTCGAAAACAGCGCCTCGACCGGAAGATTGCCCCTTTGTTCAGCACATTCGGCCATAAGGATATAGAGACTGGGTTGACCGACCATGAATCTCTCCTCTTGCCCTCGACCGTTGTGACTTATGTGTTCCGAACGCGGACATGGG AATACGTCCACGTCAAGAATCTCCACCCGCCCCAGTTCGACGATGATATGATCAGCCACCTGGTGATGAGCGAGCAGCGCCTCAAGACGCTCAAAGCGCTGTCCAAGAGCTACGCCAGGGTCAACCAGCACGGAGAAGGAATGAAAAACTCGAAATGGAGCGCAGACTTCGTCCGGGGAAAAGGAAATGGCTTGATTTTTCTTTTGCATGGCAAACCAGGGGTTGGCAAAACCTGCACAGCTG AGTGCATCGCCGAGTTCACCCGTCGCCCTCTGATGATATTGACAAGCAGCGACATCGGGACGGACCCTAAGCAAGTCGAGCACAATCTCACCTCCAACTTCAAGAGGGCGATGAGCTGGGGCGCTGTGCTACTGATCGATGAAGCAGATGTCTTCATGGAGAGGCGGACCACGTCAGATCTCACGCGCAACAGTTTAGTTGCTG GGTTTCTGCGTGCTCTTGAGTTCTACGACGGGATTCTGTTTCTTACAACAAACCGAGTCGGGTCGTTCGACGACGCCTTCATCTCCCGCATCCACGTGCAGCTCTATTACCCCGACTTCACGGAAGATGAGCGGCAACGCGTGTGGCAAACCTTCATCGATAAGCTCAGCCGCGAGAGGGGAGACACCATGCGCATGACCATTGACGCCAAGGAGTACATCGCCTCGACCAGAAAGCAAGGGATCAACTGGAACGGCAGAGAGATCCGGAACG CGTTCCAAACAGCCGTGGCACTCGCCGAATATGACGCGGAGAAGGACAGCGAAGGGAAGATCATGGTGACGGACAACCACCTCCGGGCCGTGGTTGAGCTGTCAAAAGATTTCAAGGGATACCTGACCGACCTCCATCGGCGAGATGAAGAGAGAAGGGCCGAGGATCGATATGAGAGGTTGGCCACTTACCACGGCGACAAGCCGTGA